The Desulfovibrio inopinatus DSM 10711 genome includes the window ACCGGCTGCCAGGGCGGCAAGAAAAGAAGCCCTGTCTCCGGCCGGGGCGAGAAGTTCCGGGCGGGCGGAAGAAGTCATGCCTTGGATGTCCTTTTCGTCGTCGGATTAGAATTCGAGGATGTCTGCAATGACATCCTCTATACGAAATGTATTGTAGTAATCGCACTCGGCATCGGAGAGTGCGTCCAATGCTTGCTGGCGCAGAGTTGCATTTTCCTCACCGGGAAGCGCGTTGTGAAGTCGGTTGCGCACCGTATCGAAAATTCGTGCCGCCGATTCTTTGCAGGCTTCCTTGGCGATAAACTGGGCGTAGGAAAAGCTAATGGCGTTGGTATTGCCATCCATGATGCACCGTGTTGTTGAGAGAGAGTTGTTCATGAGGAAAAGTTTACTTTTTGCCGCGATGATCCTGCCTTGTCAATAAAAAAGTAGCAAGAGATAATCTGCATAAATAAAAATATACGTTGTTTTTCTTCCGACGTGCGTATTTTTCTTGAAAAAAACGACGATATTGGAAAATATGCCTGTTTCACCAATCAATAATATGTGGTTTGGATTAACACTGAGAACCATACCTAAAGGATAGGGCTATGTGTGTACTGACTGGTCAACTGACAGAATATCTCGAAAAAGGCTCCTGGATTCGTCGCATTTTTGAAACCGGTATTGAGCTCAAAAAAAAATATGGTTCGCAAGCTGTTTGCGATTTCAGCTTGGGGAACCCCGATCTGCCTCCACCGCCCATTGTCGGTGAGTGCCTGTCAGAGTTGGCCCAGACGGCGTCGACGCCGTTTGCCTTCGGGTATATGCCTAATCCAGGGTATCCAGAGGTTCGTCAAGCATTAGCTACGAAAGTGAGCCAGGAGCAGGGTGTTCCTCTGAGTGCCACGGATATTCTCGTCACGGCCGGGGCAGCAGGAGGTATAAATACAGTTCTTCGTGCTGTTTTGGAACCGGGCGACGAAGTGGTTTGTCCCTCTCCGTATTTTTTAGAGTATAAGTTCTATGTCGAGAACTTTAAGGCAACTCTGCGACCTGTTCTCATGCCAGCACCTGCATTCGACCTTGATGTCGGTGCACTCGCCGGTGCGTTGACGGAAAAAACACGAGTTGTTCTTATCAACTCGCCACACAATCCCACAGGAGCTGTGTATGGCGAAGAAGCGCTTGATCGACTCTGTGTTCTGCTTGAAGAACATAGTCGTAAAATCGGTCACCCCGTCTTGCTTATCGCCGACGAACCATATCGATTTCTCACGTATGACGGCGTTGAAGTTCCTCCAATCTTGCCGCGTTATCCATATACGGTGCTCATCAGTTCTTTTTCCAAGAATCTCGCGTTGGCTGGAGAACGTGTCGGCTATATCGCACTGTCCCCCGATATGCCAGACCGGACGACCATCATGAATGGATTGGTTTTTTCCTCACGCGTTCTTGGTTTTGTCAATGCACCGGCCATTGGACAAAAGATTCTGCTCAAAGCACTCGGAGAGAACGTGGATGTGGCTTCTTATGCCCGACGTCGCGATATGCTGGGCGATATTCTGACAGAAGCCGGATTCGAGTTCGCGATGCCGAGCGGCACATTCTACTTTTTTGTCGCTGCTCCGGGTGGCGATGACATCGCATTTGTCAATCGATTGCAGGAAAAGCGCATATTGGCTGTTCCCGGCACAGGATTTGGCGCTAAAGGTTTTTTCCGGCTGGCATTCTGTGTCGAAGACGATGTCATTGAACGCTCCCGAGCCGGTTTTCTAGAGATGATGGGGAAGGCGTAAGCGATGAATATCCACCACAACCGTGATATATCCAGAGAGAGGGCACACTCGGTGTAATTTTTCACAAACAGAGCGAAAGTCTCTGGCACGGTTACATTTTTATACTTCTTGCTCTTTGGTACAGCGGCTTGACCTTCTGGGGATAGCCGCTGTCTTTAGATTTGTTGGTGTTTTTGAGATTTATATTGATTGTTAGAATCATGCTGTGTCCGATGTAATCGAAATACCCAAAACACAGCATTTGAAAATTGATTGTATATAGAGATGGATTTCAGTATTTTTATTTTATTGATTCATTCTCATGCCTACATGAATCGAATGCATGTGTATAGCAGTATATCTAGGTATGTACCAATATATATTGCCATAGGTTTTATTGAAACCAACTATCAATGCGATATGTCTATTAATACGGCTGGGTTGAATCCAAATTATCAATTGGAGATGTCATCAGAAATAATATACCGCTAATCAACAAACTTTGAATGAACATAATGGATGTTTACTGTTTTAAAAAACATATAATGCTACCGAATAGACAATATACGTGAAAAGAGTGGTATGGAAATTCAAGTTATACGATTACATCCTGGGCAGGATCTCCTTGCTGAAATAGAGCGTTTCGTCGGTGAACAACGTCTTGAGGCTGCGTGTGTGGTGACGTGTGTCGGTAGCCTGACGACTGCAATGCTTCGATTTGCCAACCAACAAGAGGCATCACGTCTTCAGGGCCATTTTGAAATTGTTTCGCTCACCGGCATTCTCTCTCTTCACGGGTGTCATATGCATATATCTCTCTCGGATGAACAGGGAAAAACATTTGGGGCACATCTTCTCACGGGATGCACCGTGTATACCACTGCGGAAATAATTATCGGGATATTTCCGGAATATCGTTTTCTGCGAACGCATGATGCCGAAACAGGATATCCGGAACTTGAAATACAACATGTAGCGAGGGGCAAGGAGTAGATAAATGGGATTCGCCGACCGAATCAAAAAAGAATTTTCCACGTTCACGCTCGTATTGTGCGCTGTTGCCATTGTTCTCAATATAGCTGTAGGACAACTTGTCTCATTACTCAAAATTCCGATTTTTCTTGATTCCATCGGTACGGTTCTCGTCGGTATTCTTGCCGGACCTTTTGCTGGTGCATTAACCGGCCTTGTGACGAATTTGATTTGGGGTGTCATTTCCTCGCCTGTCGCAGCTGCCTTTGCCCCCGTTGCCATGGCTATAGGTTTTGTCGCCGGGGTTTGTGCACAATATGGCCTTTTTAAGACATGGTGGCTTGCCGTGTTAAGTGGCGTTATTATTGCTATATTCAACGCAATCGTGGCCGTTCCTATTCGCCTCTATATGTTTGGAGGAATAACAGGAAGTGGTGCCGACTTCATTACTGCTTATATGCTGGCATTGGGTAAAGATCTTTTTGGGTCGGTTGTCGTCACCGTGTTTACATCGAATCTTCTGGATAAAGTCGTTACCGCGCTTTTGTCGTGGGGGATTGTAAAATCCTTGCCAGAAAGAACGCGATCTCGCTTTCTCGAAGTCACGACTGGGAGCCTTTAGACGAGAAAAAATGTTTCGACGCCAACGGAGCTGTTTTTTCACAACACCATGCTCCGTTGGCAGAAAAAATCAAAACGTTAAAACAGCTCTGGTATGACATCTTTTCAGCAACACACGACGCTTTATCGTCCAGGTTATTCCTGTCTTCATCGCTTACATCCGTTCACAAAACTTACGTATATTCTTCTGACCATGGGGCTTGTCTATCTTGCTCCCGGAATATGGATTGCCGATGCCACCGTACTCGCAATAAGCACAACCTGGGCTATACAAAGTTGTCTTTGGAGACCCTGGTGGGCCATCCTGTGGCGTACACTTGTACCAATTGCCATATTTATGTTGCCTATTCATGGGATGCTGTATCCCGGTAATGTCACTGTTATATATTTTTTTCATTCCTTTTATTTTTACTTTGAAGGGATTGTCTATGGTGCAACCGTGCTTTTGCAGTTGGCGGCTATACTTGCCGCTTCACTTCTTTTTGTTTTTAGTACACACCCGGCCGACTTTATTACCGCTTTAACTCAAGCAGGTTGGCCTCCCTCTTTTTCTTACCTTTTTGCAAGTCCAATGCTTATGTTACCGGCAATGCGAACGCGCATAGGTATCATTCAAGCAGGCCAGCAGGCGAGGGGGTTGGATGCGAGCGGAAGTATCGTCAATCGGATAAAGGCGCTAAGTCCCCTGGTTTTTCCTTTTGTTTTGGGAGCATTTACCGAAATAGAGCAGCGCGCTATTGCCTTAGAAACTCGAGGGTTTAATTCTTCTTCCAGAAAAACATCATGGCGACGTGTCGCCGATTCGAAACGGCAACGATATGCGCGCTGGATAATGCTCGCGATTCTCTTTCTTCTTATACTTTTTCAATTTGTCGATGTTTCATATGTCTATTTTTGAGTTGAACCATTTTTCATTTTATTATCCTGGATGTGACGTAGCGGCATTACAGAACATCTCCGTACGTATAAAGCGGGGGGATTTCGTTGCCGTTATCGGAGCAAACAATGCGGGAAAATCCACCTTTTGCTATTCGCTGACGGGAGTGATTCCACATTGTTACAACGGGAAAATGGAAGGATCGATTCAGGTATGTAACCACAATACGGAAAAATCAACTCCTGCCGATATTTGCTCTCGTGTTGGATTTGTAATGCAAAATCCCGAGCAGCAACTCTCCGGTGTTCGCTTTACCGTTTTTGAAGAGGTGGCGTTTAATTTAGAAAATCAGGGCGTGGAGAGAGACGAGATTGGGCGTCGCGTTACGGAAATACTGCGTGTTGTTGGAATTGCCCATTTAGCCGACAGATCTCCTCATCACCTGTCGGGCGGTCAATTACAAAAAGTGATTTTGGCAGCAGCGTTATCGAGTAAGCCCCAAGCATTAGTGCTCGACGAGCCGACGACGTTTCTCGATCCCCAAGCAACACGGCAGTTTTTTGAGATTCTTACCCGACTTCGACAAGAGAAAACAACCATTGTGCTCGCCGAACAACGACTTGAATGGATTGCCCTTTATGCTGACCGTGTTATTGCACTTCATAATGGAAAAATCGTATTGGATGGAGCGCCAACTGAGGTGTTGTCTTCACCGCTCCTTGACAAAATCGGGCTAGCCTGGACTCAATTTACGGAAGTCTCAAAAATTGCTCGGGATAAAAATATTTGGTCTCCAGCACGTCCTTTGGCGATAACATGTTCTCAAACGATTGACGGCCTGGATGATGGAGACTCATGACGACGAAAACAATCGAAATCGACAACATATCATACCGTTATACAATCGATATTGAAGTATTAAAAAATATTACTCTCTCCATAAGCCCGGGAGAGCGAGTCGCCTTACTCGGCCATAATGGATCGGGCAAGAGTACGCTTGCAAAACATCTTAATGGGCTCCTTCTTCCACGTGATGGTGAGATTCGAATTCATGGAATTGCGACGACACAACGCCGCATTGCTCAACTCGCTCACTTCGTTGCATTATTATTCCAGAATCCGAATGATCAGATATGTAAAAGAACCGTTCGAGATGAAGTTGCATTCGGGCCTCAAAATTTAAAATATTCTGCAG containing:
- a CDS encoding energy-coupling factor ABC transporter ATP-binding protein, whose protein sequence is MSIFELNHFSFYYPGCDVAALQNISVRIKRGDFVAVIGANNAGKSTFCYSLTGVIPHCYNGKMEGSIQVCNHNTEKSTPADICSRVGFVMQNPEQQLSGVRFTVFEEVAFNLENQGVERDEIGRRVTEILRVVGIAHLADRSPHHLSGGQLQKVILAAALSSKPQALVLDEPTTFLDPQATRQFFEILTRLRQEKTTIVLAEQRLEWIALYADRVIALHNGKIVLDGAPTEVLSSPLLDKIGLAWTQFTEVSKIARDKNIWSPARPLAITCSQTIDGLDDGDS
- a CDS encoding pyridoxal phosphate-dependent aminotransferase — encoded protein: MCVLTGQLTEYLEKGSWIRRIFETGIELKKKYGSQAVCDFSLGNPDLPPPPIVGECLSELAQTASTPFAFGYMPNPGYPEVRQALATKVSQEQGVPLSATDILVTAGAAGGINTVLRAVLEPGDEVVCPSPYFLEYKFYVENFKATLRPVLMPAPAFDLDVGALAGALTEKTRVVLINSPHNPTGAVYGEEALDRLCVLLEEHSRKIGHPVLLIADEPYRFLTYDGVEVPPILPRYPYTVLISSFSKNLALAGERVGYIALSPDMPDRTTIMNGLVFSSRVLGFVNAPAIGQKILLKALGENVDVASYARRRDMLGDILTEAGFEFAMPSGTFYFFVAAPGGDDIAFVNRLQEKRILAVPGTGFGAKGFFRLAFCVEDDVIERSRAGFLEMMGKA
- a CDS encoding ECF transporter S component, translated to MGFADRIKKEFSTFTLVLCAVAIVLNIAVGQLVSLLKIPIFLDSIGTVLVGILAGPFAGALTGLVTNLIWGVISSPVAAAFAPVAMAIGFVAGVCAQYGLFKTWWLAVLSGVIIAIFNAIVAVPIRLYMFGGITGSGADFITAYMLALGKDLFGSVVVTVFTSNLLDKVVTALLSWGIVKSLPERTRSRFLEVTTGSL
- a CDS encoding energy-coupling factor transporter transmembrane component T family protein, coding for MTSFQQHTTLYRPGYSCLHRLHPFTKLTYILLTMGLVYLAPGIWIADATVLAISTTWAIQSCLWRPWWAILWRTLVPIAIFMLPIHGMLYPGNVTVIYFFHSFYFYFEGIVYGATVLLQLAAILAASLLFVFSTHPADFITALTQAGWPPSFSYLFASPMLMLPAMRTRIGIIQAGQQARGLDASGSIVNRIKALSPLVFPFVLGAFTEIEQRAIALETRGFNSSSRKTSWRRVADSKRQRYARWIMLAILFLLILFQFVDVSYVYF
- a CDS encoding PPC domain-containing DNA-binding protein; the encoded protein is MEIQVIRLHPGQDLLAEIERFVGEQRLEAACVVTCVGSLTTAMLRFANQQEASRLQGHFEIVSLTGILSLHGCHMHISLSDEQGKTFGAHLLTGCTVYTTAEIIIGIFPEYRFLRTHDAETGYPELEIQHVARGKE